In Oncorhynchus gorbuscha isolate QuinsamMale2020 ecotype Even-year linkage group LG08, OgorEven_v1.0, whole genome shotgun sequence, one genomic interval encodes:
- the LOC124040952 gene encoding fatty acid CoA ligase Acsl3-like: MKLKEDMNPLLLQVFRSVVWVCSFITFLPWYFLSGAGTNLDRARRVKARSVSGRPAGPYRATNRAGGIHQKLVWSLHLGVDTLDKVMVHGVTRFPERDCLGTREVLNEEDELQPNGKVFKKVILGEYQWMSYEETYQAAVCFGSGLAALGQRPQCNIAIFCETRAEWMIAAQACFIYNFPLVTLYSTLGGAAIAHGLNETEITHIITSKDLLHSRLTAILLEVPRLQHIIVVDSKPTSWPGFPRGIMVHNLVAVQELGSRPDNMAVARRQPLPSDIAVIMYTSGSTGIPKGVMISHSNIIAGITGMAERIPDLDETDTYIGYLPLAHVLELSAEMVCISHGCRIGYSSPQTLADQSTKIKKGSKGDTSVLKPTLMAAVPEIMDRIYKNVMTKVEEMSSVQRTLFVLAYNYKMEQMTKGYRTPLCDSLVFRKVRSLLGGHMRVLLSGGAPLSAATQRFMNICLCCPVGQGYGLTETCGAGTISEMWDYSTGRVGAPLVCSEITLKDWEEGGYYSTDKPNPRGEIVIGGPNVTMGYYKNEVKNREDFFVDSNGQRWFCTGDIGELHPDGCLKIIDRKKDLVKLQAGEYVSLGKVEAMLKNCPFVDNICAYANSDQSYVIGFVVPNQKQLTVLAEQRGLRGSWEEICNNPDMERDVLRIITDAALSAKLERFEIPKKIRLSAEPWTPETGLVTDAFKLKRKELKSHYQDDIERMYGGK; the protein is encoded by the exons ATGAAACTGAAAGAGGACATGAACCCGCTGCTGCTGCAAGTGTTCCGCTCAGTGGTCTGGGTCTGCTCTTTCATTACCTTCCTGCCATGGTACTTCCTCTCGGGTGCCGGCACCAACCTAGACCGGGCACGGCGGGTCAAGGCGCGGTCGGTGAGTGGGCGTCCAGCGGGCCCTTACCGGGCGACCAACCGGGCAGGCGGTATCCATCAGAAGCTGGTGTGGTCCTTGCACCTGGGGGTGGACACCCTGGACAAGGTGATGGTGCACGGGGTGACCAGGTTCCCAGAGAGGGACTGCCTGGGCACCAGAGAGGTGTTGAACGAGGAGGACGAGCTCCAACCCAACGGGAAGGTCTTCAAGAag GTTATCCTAGGGGAGTATCAGTGGATGTCGTACGAGGAGACCTACCAGGCAGCAGTGTGTTTTGGCAGTGGTCTGGCTGCGCTGGGCCAGAGGCCTCAGTGTAACATCGCCATTTTCTGTGAGACCAGGGCTGAGTGGATGATAGCAGCACAGGCCTGCTTCATATACAACTTCCCAT TGGTGACGTTGTACTCTACTCTGGGCGGAGCGGCCATCGCCCACGGTCTCAATGAAACAGAGATCACCCACATCATCACCAGCAAAGACCTGCTACACAGCCGTCTCACG gcGATCCTGTTAGAGGTGCCTCGGCTGCAGCACATTATCGTGGTGGACAGTAAGCCAACCAGCTGGCCTGGCTTTCCCCGCGGCATCATGGTCCACAACTTGGTCGCCGTGCAGGAGTTGGGCTCTCGACCCGACAACA TGGCGGTGGCACGCCGGCAGCCCCTGCCCTCTGACATCGCTGTCATCATGTACACCAGCGGCTCCACCGGCATCCCCAAGGGTGTGATGATCTCCCATAGCAACATCATCGCGGGCATCACGGGCATGGCAGAGCGCATCCCAGACCTGGA TGAGACAGACACCTACATTGGGTACCTACCGCTGGCTCATGTTCTGGAGCTCAGTGCAGAGATGGTGTGTATCTCTCACGGCTGCCGCATCGGATACTCCTCCCCACAGACGCTagcagaccag TCGACAAAGATTAAGAAGGGCAGTAAAGGAGACACCAGTGTTCTGAAGCCTACACTCATGGCTGCTGTACCT GAAATCATGGATCGCATCTATAAGAATGTGATGACCAAGGTGGAGGAGATGAGCAGTGTGCAGAGAACCCTGTTTGTGTTGGCCTACAACTATAAGATGGAACAGATGACCAAGGGCTACAGGACCCCGCTCtgtgacag tctggtGTTTAGGAAGGTGCGCTCGTTGTTAGGAGGTCACATGCGGGTGCTGTTGTCGGGCGGCGCGCCCCTTTCTGCCGCCACACAGCGCTTCATGAACATCTGCCTCTGCTGTCCCGTGGGCCAGGGCTACGGCCTCACTGAGACCTGCGGAGCTGGCACCATCAgcgaga TGTGGGACTACAGCACAGGCCGGGTCGGAGCTCCTCTGGTCTGCTCTGAGATCACCCTCAAGGACTGGGAAGAGG gCGGTTACTACAGCACAGATAAGCCCAACCCAAGAGGTGAGATTGTGATCGGCGGGCCCAATGTGACCATGGGTTACTACAAGAACGAGGTGAAGAACCGCGAGGACTTCTTTGTGGACAGCAACGGCCAGCGCTGGTTCTGTACGGGAGACATTGGGGAGCTCCATCCTGACGGCTGCCTCAAGATCATCG ACCGTAAGAAGGACCTGGTGAAGCTCCAGGCTGGGGAGTATGTGTCTCTGGGGAAGGTGGAGGCCATGCTGAAGAACTGTCCTTTCGTAGACAACATCTGTGCTTACGCAAACAG TGACCAGTCATATGTGATTGGCTTTGTGGTGCCCAATCAAAAGCAGCTGACAGTGCTGGCGGAGCAGAGAGGGTTAcggggcagctgggaggagatctGTAACAACCCTGACATGGAAAGAGACGTCCTCCGCATCATCACCGATGCCgccctgtcag CCAAACTTGAGCGCTTTGAGATCCCTAAGAAGATCCGTCTTAGTGCAGAGCCCTGGACCCCAGAGACTGGCCTGGTTACGGACGCATTCAAACTCAAACGTAAGGAGCTCAAATCACATTACCAGGATGACATCGAAAGGATGTACGGTggcaagtaa